A window of Euwallacea fornicatus isolate EFF26 chromosome 13, ASM4011564v1, whole genome shotgun sequence contains these coding sequences:
- the LOC136343066 gene encoding uncharacterized protein — MHIEISIYTLLCLFVVHSLALFDNDYDLNCKGKTFKNVTLTAYYPDYSDSDHGFAYEDKRGKKLKTLQDYLDNRSEYVTISMDDRLGIPYGTKICIPELNKHYGHRIRLEVRDSSYDLMGQGYSRADICVRTEIDSYDGGVNREITLVFV, encoded by the exons ATGcatattgaaatttcgatttataCTTTATTGTGCTTGTTTGTGGTTCACTCATTAGCCTTATTTGATAATG ACTATGATCTAAATTGCAAAGggaaaacctttaaaaatgtaactttaaCAGCATATTATCCGGATTATTCTGACTCAGATCACGGGTTTGCCTATGAAGACAAAAGAGGAAAGAAACTAAAGACCTTACAA GACTACCTGGATAATAGGAGTGAATACGTTACAATAAGCATGGATGACAGACTGGGGATCCCTTATGGGACCAAAATATGTATTCCAGAACTTAACAAGCACTATGGACATCGAATTAGGCTGGAAGTGAGGGACAGTTCCTATGACTTGATGGGTCAAGGGTACTCTAGGGCCGATATTTGTGTTAGAACCGAAATAGATAGCTATGATGGGGGTGTTAACCGGGAAATTACATTAGTTTTTGTgtag
- the Ranbp21 gene encoding exportin-5, translating to MAGADVTALAGDLARAVELTMSPNASQADRLKAYQACESFKETSPLCAEAGLFLAANTQNSAIARHFGLQLMEHTVKYRWTQISQQEKIFIKENSMKLLAAGGISEEPHMKDALSRVIVEMVKREWPQQWPSLLNELSDACACGETQTELVLLVFLRLVEDVALLQTLESNQRRKDIYHALTANMSIIFDFFLRLIELHVSQLRASNGLKSGAHTRVVQVVLLTLTGFVEWVSMQHILAQNGRLLQILCLLLNDTAFQYSAAECLSHILNRKGKIEERKPLMMLFNTEALQCIVSVAKSPGSVTDEQFYLFKKKLIQVLGGLTTQLCTLYSKDPTFRPINFSLFLEAILAYSTHPSLVLAHLANPLWNMMLKHEQVSRDPIFLSCIPQWVQCTALKIIKFNYPVGKSPTSTDITETVAYAKVDFDSEEEFAAYFYRCRSDLLDSFRQATIVAPLVTFNYLEQWLLKCLSVPNTTYNITFSDPFYQEWEALANFIESVLSRVLQNPERPPITAGLRLLQMCLTYHPVNPLIISTLLTCISALFVFLSMSTGQMAPAANSVAASGAALLPQVLEKIFATLMYLPDGENKGANRSKHLKNLRKHASSLIVKIGNKYPLLLLPVFDQIKATVENLSLPDSPACLSNFEKVTLLEALLLISNHFGDYERQSTFTGEILREANAQFLAIVNSGALKGATEFISFIGLDKPPAAETTNNICGQNRNNLIFSVNLVLGAIKRCSWPDDPERATRGGFVVSLTESGNPVCRNPAAPHVVPLLPHILSLIKIFNEMFIPEVQARIHDSYKGCLAMTEVEKAVLLGVVGHNSENSDIPIIQGPLERMQCFLTSLHESCYHMVGSMGPSLGRDLYNIPDLALAIINSILSCLQYIPDHRLRPIIRVFLKSFIYSCPTPHYDVVVLPVIAHMAPIYLNKLHGNWQRVIEFRNREVQEDDADTKEVLEDYLTRALTREYLDLLKVGLVGGGLIPEGSSAIMETEELSNSPTPPSTRSNLTAEVISDLGLILLRNDKTCQPIVLTVLGALSWIDSTASFKATQLTGPIVRQLTIDASLTGEMATHIMAGVLNALILHGQHEANQSSLLTLGAQVYEMLRPSFVEVLGMMQQIPGVNPVDLQKLDERISGSTSKGNKVEKVKKDLFKKLTGNLIGKSMGQLFKKEVKINNLPQISIAKKELKETVPDLRSIYGS from the exons ATGGCTGGTGCAGACGTCACTGCTTTAGCAGGCGATTTAGCAAGAGCAGTGGAGCTCACCATGAGTCCTAATGCCTCTCAAGCTGACCGTCTAAAGGCTTACCAAGCATGTGAGAGTTTCAAGGAGACTTCCCCCTTGTGTGCTGAAGCGGGCCTCTTCTTAGCTGCAAATACTCAGAATTCCGCCATCGCCAGACATTTCGGACTGCAGCTAATGGAACACACAGTAAAATACCGTTGGACTCAAATTAGTCAGCAAgagaaaatattcataaaggAGAATTCAATGAAACTTCTAGCAGCTGGTGGTATTAGTGAAGAACCCCATATGAAGGATGCTCTAAGTAGGGTTATTGTTGAGATGGTAAAGAGAGAGTGGCCTCAACAATGGCCTAGTCTTTTAAACGAGCTCTCAGACGCTTGTGCTTGCGGAGAGACACAAACTGAGCTTGTTCTTCTTGTATTTCTAAGGCTAGTTGAGGATGTAGCCTTACTTCAA ACTTTAGAATCCAATCAGCGACGCAAGGATATTTACCATGCTCTCACAGCTAATATGTCAATAATCTTTGACTTTTTCCTACGCCTTATTGAATTACATGTCAGTCAGCTCAGAGCTTCTAATGGCCTTAAGTCTGGAGCCCATACTCGGGTGGTTCAAGTTGTACTTTTAACCCTCACAG GTTTTGTTGAATGGGTTTCCATGCAACATATCTTAGCTCAAAATGGAAGGCTATTGCAAATTCTCTGTCTTTTGTTAAATGACACTGCATTCCAGTATTCAGCAGCAGAATGTTTGTCTCATATTCTAAACCGAAAAGGCAAAATTGAGGAACGAAAACCATTGATGATGTTATTCAATACTGAAGCTTTGCAATGTATTGTATCAGTGGCTAAAAGTCCAGGCTCTGTAACTGATGAACAGTTTTATCTGTTTAAGAAGAAGTTGATTCAG GTTCTGGGAGGATTGACTACACAACTATGCACTCTTTACTCCAAGGATCCTACATTCAGACCCATCAACTTTTCCTTATTTCTAGAAGCAATTTTGGCCTATAGTACTCACCCCAGTTTGGTTCTGGCCCATTTAGCAAATCCACTGTGGAATATGATGTTAAAGCATGAGCAG gTATCGCGGGATCCGATTTTCCTCTCATGTATTCCTCAGTGGGTACAATGCACTGccctaaaaattataaaatttaattatccaGTAGGAAAAAGTCCCACTAGCACTGATATTACTGAGACGGTTGCATATGCAAAAGTGGATTTTGATAGTGAAGAAGAGTTTGCGGCCTATTTTTATCGATGTCGTTCAGATCTTTTGGATTCATTTAG GCAAGCAACTATAGTGGCTCCATTGGTGACTTTCAATTATCTGGAGCAGTGGCTATTAAAATGCCTTTCGGTGCCAAATACCACCTACAATATAACATTTTCCGACCCATTTTATCAGGAATGGGAGGCTTTGgcgaattttattgaaagcgTATTAAGCAG AGTACTGCAAAATCCAGAAAGGCCTCCCATAACAGCAGGCTTGAGGCTACTACAAATGTGCCTGACATATCATCCAGTAAATCCCTTAATTATTTCCACATTACTAACTTGTATTTCTGCCCTATTTGTTTTCCTGAGCATGTCCACTGGTCAGATGGCACCAGCAGCAAATTCAGTAGCCGCATCAGGTGCCGCTCTTTTGCCGCAAGTGTTAGAAAAGATATTCGCCACCCTAATGTATTTGCCCGATGGTGAGAATAAGGGTGCGAATAGGTCTaagcatttgaaaaatttgcgcAAGCACGCGTCGTCTTTGATAGTTAAAATTG GAAACAAATACCCTTTACTACTGTTACCAGTGTTTGATCAAATTAAGGCAACGGTGGAGAATTTGTCTTTGCCTGATTCTCCGGCCTGTCTgagcaattttgaaaaagtgacTTTGTTGGAAgctttacttttaatttctaatcatTTCG GCGATTATGAGAGGCAAAGTACATTTACAGGAGAAATTCTAAGAGAAGCAAACGCGCAATTTCTTGCTATAGTGAATTCAGGAGCTTTGAAAGGGGCCACCGAATTCATATCTTTCATCGGTCTTGACAAACCTCCAGCCGCAGAAACTACTAACAATATTTGTGGCCAAAACAGAAACAACCTGATTTTTAGCGTAAATCTTGTTTTGGGGGCGATTAAACGATGCTCCTGGCCAGATGATCCAGAAAGGGCCACTAgag GAGGTTTTGTAGTATCTTTGACCGAATCAGGCAATCCGGTTTGTCGGAATCCTGCCGCTCCTCACGTCGTGCCTCTTCTTCCACACATTTTATcccttatcaaaattttcaatgaaatgttTATCCCGGAAGTTCAAGCTCGTATTCATGACAGTTATAAAGGTTGTTTGGCCATGACTGAGGTTGAAAAGGCTGTTTTATTAGGTGTAGTAG GACATAACAGCGAAAACAGTGATATTCCCATAATACAAGGCCCCTTGGAGAGAATGCAATGTTTCCTTACTAGTCTTCATGAGAGCTGCTACCATATGGTTGGATCTATGGGGCCTTCTCTCGGCAGAGACTTGTACAATATTCCAGATCTAGCTTTAGCAATTATTAATAGCATTTTGTCGTGTCTGCAA tacaTACCAGACCATAGACTGAGGCCCATTATTAGGGTGTTTTTAAAATCCTTCATATACTCATGTCCCACTCCCCATTATGATGTGGTTGTGTTGCCAGTTATAGCTCACATGGCTCCAATAT atttgaataaattgcACGGCAATTGGCAACGAGTGATAGAGTTTAGGAATCGCGAAGTGCAGGAAGATGATGCGGATACAAAAGAAGTTCTTGAAGACTATTTAACTAGAGCCCTAACAAGGGAATACTTGGACTTGCTAAAAGTGGGGCTAGTAGGCGGTGGCCTCATTCCTGAAGGTAGCTCGGCTATTATGGAAACCGAGGAGTTGAGTAATTCTCCCACTCCACCTTCCACAAGGTCCAATTTGACTGCCGAAGTAATCTCCGATTTAG GTTTGATATTATTGAGAAATGATAAAACCTGCCAGCCGATTGTGCTGACTGTACTGGGAGCTTTGAGCTGGATTGATAGCACCGCATCGTTTAAGGCGACTCAGCTGACTGGGCCTATAGTGCGACAG TTAACAATCGACGCTTCTTTGACTGGAGAAATGGCCACACATATTATGGCTGGTGTCTTGAATGCACTAATTTTACATGGACAGCATGAGGCTAATCAGAGTTCTTTGCTGACTTTAGGCGCTCAAGTATACGAAATGCTGCGGCcgtcgtttgtcgaagttttagGG aTGATGCAACAAATCCCTGGAGTTAATCCCGTAGATTTGCAAAAGTTGGATGAACGAATTTCTGGAAGCACCAGCAAGGGCAATAAAGTGGAAAAGGTTAAAAAAGACTTGTTTAAGAAGCTGACAGGCAAT CTAATAGGGAAAAGTATGGgacaattattcaaaaaagaagTGAAAATCAACAATCTGCCTCAGATATCCATCGCCAAAAAGGAACTTAAAGAGACGGTTCCAGACTTACGAAGCATTTACGGCAGTTAG